The genomic region AGCCGTTGACTTGTCGGTCTCTCAGCTACAGCTTCGATGCGTCCACGTAGCGCGGCGAGCTCACGGTCAACGTCTAGGGCACGGGGGAGAACAGGATCCGGTACACCGGCACCGTCCTGCGCCAACTCCAGCAACTGGTCGACGTCTGCTTCAGCAACATCGATCCCTGCAGCCGTCAGTAGTTGGGCAACTGCGGCTGTGGCTTGCTCGAACTCCCGCCCAGCGTTCTCCCGCGTCGACGAGGCTTGCTTGAGTTCGACACTCGCGCGCTTCGCGGTGTTGTCGGCCTCGGCCAGATTGGTTGCGAGATTCTTCAAGAGCCGAAGGTCCGTCGCGTCATGAAGTCCGCTTCGCAACGCGTCTAGGTGCTCGAGTCCGAGGAGTTCGTTCACGAATCGAGCGAGCAGTGACTCCTGCTTGCCGTCGCGCAACTGGTACAACTCCAGTAACCGACCGAGGGACGCTTGGTCGAGATAGCAGCGCTCACTGAAGAACCGCGCCAGGTCACGGTTCAGGGCAGGCTCCCCGGCCACTCGGCTTCCGCCCACAGTCATCCGCTCCATGAGAGACGGACGCAACGCGCTGGCGACATCCACTTGGACAGTTGCAAATTCCTGGCCCGTGAACGGCAGATGAGCCGTATAGCGGTTGTCTTGCCGAGCCATCGACTCAACGCGTCCCGTCAGCGCCATCTCGAGCGCGGAGAGGATGCTTGTCTTTCCGGTGCCGTTGGGACCGTGGATAAGGACGATAGGGGCATCCAACGGGATTGTCCGAGTGCCCTCGATCCGGCGAAAGTCGCTGACAGCGAGACTCGTTAGTGGCCATTCAGTCATCGATGCCCTCGCCTTCGGAGACCGCTGTGTCCACATAGTCAAGCAAGACGGTCCGGACTCGCTCTGGCCCACCGACTGCTGCATCCACAAAGCGCGTGTGCTCAGCCGTCGCATCTGGCCCGAGCACGGTGATCACCTCGCCCAGTGGATCGCCTCCGGTGTCCATCACCGACGGCAGCCGGATCGGCAACAGGACAGCGGCAGCGCGCTCCACCTGCTCGACCGTCGGGTCTTCGGTGTCGAGAATCAGGACTCGGGCGCTGCGTTCGAGATCCGACTTGTCAGATGCCGCCATCGGTCCCAAGACGATGACGGTCACGGGCCGCGGTGACTGTGCCATGTCCAGCGTCCTGGCTAGCACTCCCACCAGACGCAGCAGTCGACGGGCGGGCATCGACGAGGAGGCCACGACCACCAGGTCGTGGGATGCGCCGGTGCCGCGGGCCGCGGCCTCGAACTCGAACTCAACGCCTGCAACCGTCAACGGCTTCGCTAGGCGGAGGAAGTCTGCGCCCTCGAGAACTTCCAGGACAGTCTCCACGCCCGTCATTTGAACCCTCCCGCCATCTTGAACGCTACATACAGATCGTCGGCTGAGCCCGAATCATCGAGAAGTTCTTCGATGCTGAATCGTCCGACCCCGGTGCTGCCGTTGCGGCCGTACGCGGAACGCGGAGAACGGGTAGACCGAGGCACTTCACGATCAGCGTGGATCACGACCACGGCGGCGTCGAAATCGTGCGAGAGCTCCAGTTCCAGAGATTCGCGAGTATCCCGGACGAGAAAGACCTCCTGGTCGCCAGCACCTGTTTTCACACGGAACGATCCAGCCATGGGTTCGGGGGCCGCCGCCCAATCAGATGCGTGATGCCCTCGGCTGAGCATCGACAACGCGATCGCGAATCGACCGAGTGACGCTGCCGGGAAGTCCGGGCTGTGAGCTGCGCGCGCGACCGGAGAGACGGTCAACGGCATGTACGTACGATCGCCGTTGGCGGCCCGACCCTCACGAAACATCGACATCGTCGCGGTGACCGCACTGATTAGGGTGGGGAGAAACCCGCTCGGTTCCTCGCCTACAAGCGAACCGAGAGTCGTACGCGCCCTCCGAAGGTCAACCTTCAGCCGTGTGACGTCGGCCTTCGAGAGTCCGGGAGTCGGGACGTGTTCGGTCAGCGCGGCCAGCTTCTCGGTCAGAGTCCACAGCACCAGCGCCAAGAGGGTCGGCTTGGCCCAAGAGCCGAGTACGGCAGAAGAGACGATGTCGCCCTCGTTGTGATCGAAGTCGTCACCGTAGATGAACTGCAAAGCCATCTCGTGACGCGGCTGCAGGTTTTGCTCGCTCAGCACTAGCGCTGGGGGTTGGGCCGGCCAGTGGCGCCCCAGATCCTGGGCGGATGCGGCGAACATCGTGTGCATGTTCGCGTCCTGCAGCGAAAGACCTATGACCAGCGTATTGCGTTCACCGACCAAGGCCTGGAGCTTGTTTCGCATGTACGCGTTGGCCGGCTGCACTGACCAGCCGGAGATCTGCTTCTCCTGAGCGATCAGCATCGGTCGGTACTTCGTCTGATTTTCAACTGCGCGGATGGCGCATCCGTGGAACTTGATCAGCTCGCTGCGGCCACTCGGTCTACGGAAGTCCTCAGAGTCGACCACGACTCTCAGCACCTTGTCGGCATCAGGGCAAAGTTCGTGGACCGCCTTCTCGACGAGACCGTCCCAGTTTGAGGTAACTGCCGAGTCTACGACACCTTCGAGCATCAAGATCCCGATGCAGAGGTGCTCCACATCAGGTTCGATGTCACGGTTGCCGTACGTATTCGGCACGTCCAAACCCGTCCACATCAGGTAGTCAGGCTCTTCGTTTGCGACTCGAACGCCCAGAACCTGGGAGTAGTTGTTGACTAACGACCGCACAAGGTCGCCTTCGACCGGCCACTTTTCAACCGGCACCGTCAGGTCCAACGCTGCTTTCGCTTCGTGGGAGAGCGATGAAAGCGCCAGCACCTTGTTGAGCGCTGCCTGGAACCGACAGTCGGGGTCCGCAGGGTCGATCTTCGACCGGAGCAACTCCAGCACAGCCCGTACAAGGTCTGGCACCGGCGGCATCCGGTCTCGCGAGATGCCCGACCCCAACCACAGGACGTATTGACCGGTCGCGAATGCGTCCGCAAATTCTGTGAACCGGCTCTCGAACCCGGCGAGAACCTCAGAAGTCGTGTCGGCGGGGGGAGGGTTCACTTGGACATGCTGCCACGTGGGGAAGTCGCGCGTGACACAAACTGCATCAAGCGACTGTAGATGAACTTCCCGGTCAGTTGCGGAGCCCTGGGACGCGTTGGAACCTGCGTCAATCTGGGCGAACTGGGCTACCCGCACCGGGGCGCGTCAGCTCGGACCCATCACGCTTCCGACGTCGATCGCCAGCGCCCCGAGCACGGCCCGCGCCGCGTTGCGGCCCGGCCGCCCGGAGACCGAGCCGCCGGGGTGCACGGTGGCGCCGGTGAGGAAGAGGCCGGGCAGGTCGGTGTCGTAGCGCTGCCAGCCCGGCACGATCTCGCCGTCGCTGGTGCCGTCGAGCCAGAACTCCCCGCCGTGGCAGGAGCCGCCGATGTTCTGCGGGTTGTGGGCGGCCACGTCGAGCGGTGACTCGCAGCGCATCGAGAGGATGTCGTCGGGCTCGAGGCCCGCGCAGCGCCGGCGCACCAGCTCGACCAGGCGGGCGCCGTAGGCGTCCTTGACGTCGGCCCAGTCCTCGCCCGAGGCCAGGTCGTGCGGGGCGATGGTGAGGATCTTGAAGGTGCCGCCGCCCGGGGCGCGGCCCGGGTCGACCGCGGTCTGGTTGACCACCAGCAGCCACGGGTCGTCGGTCTCCAGCTCGCCGCGCGCGTGCTTGTCGAGGTGACGGGCCATGCCCTCGCTGGTGCCGTAGCCCGCTGCCGCGCTGGCGATCCGCTCGGGGCCGAACGCCAGGTCGGCGCGCAGCGCCGCGTGCACCGCGAAGACGCTCAGCCCCGGGCGCCACGCCTCGCGCGCCGCCACCAGGTCGGGGGTCGCCTCGACGCCCTCCAGCATCCCCGCCAGCTGCGCCAGGTGGCCGCCGGCCACCAGCGCCCGCCCCACCCGCACCGCGCGGCCGTCGGCCGTGCGCACCCGTCGTACGCCGTCGGCGTCGGCCTCGACCGCCGCCACCGGCGCGTCGCAGACCACCCGCCCGCCGTGCTGCTCGAGCACCCGCACCAGCGCCTCGGGCAGCGCCTGGCTGCCGCCGACCGGGGTGGTCCAGCCGAAGTCGATGCGCCCCGCGGCCAGCGACGAGGGCAGCGCCCCGGTGCCGGGGCGGCGCGGGTCCTGGATGGTGGCCATCGCCATCCACACCATGAAGGAGCGCACCACCGGGTGCGTGAAGCGCTCGTGCACCACCTCCCACGCCGAGCGCTCGCGCAGCGCCAGGTAGGCGCGGGTCGTCTCGTCGTCGGGCTGGGGCAGGTGCGAGCTCCACCGCCCGTGCGCGGCCCCCAGCCCCGAGCGCCACTCGGTGACCAGCGCGCGGAACGCCTCGGCGTCGGCGGGGGAGTAGCGGGCCAGCTCGGCGCAGGTGGCGTCGAGGTCGGGGTGCACCACCAGGGGCCGACCTTCTGGTTGTGGCAGCACGACGGCCGGGTCGGTGGTGAGATAGGTCAGGCCGTGATCGGCGAGCAGTCCGAGCTCGTCGTCGCGGATCAGGGGGTTGTTCTGGATCAGCACGTGCGCGCTGCTGCACGAGTCGTGCGCGAAGCCCGGGAGGGTCAGCTCCTCGGTGCGGGTGTTGCCGCCGACGCCCGGCCCCGCCTCGAGGACCAGGACCTCCAGCCCGGCACGCGCCAGGTAGGCGGCGCAGACCAGGGAGTTGTGGCCGGCGCCGACGACGACCACCTCGGCGTGCTGCGGCAGGTCGGTGGACATGGTGACGAGGCTGGCATGGGCCACAACCGATTGCAACGCATTTGTGACCTGGGCGGCGCGCACATCGCAAGCGGTCCAGAGCGGCAGACCGACCTGTGGCCGTGATGCTTGACAAGGTGTGGCGCCACTCACAACACTGAGGTAACCGCAATCGATTGCGGGGTGACCGAGGAGGAATCATGTCCCACGTCTCGAACCGCCGCAGCCGCAAGGCTGCGGCCCTGATCGGCGTCCTGGCACTCGGGTCACTCGGGCTGGCCGCCTGCGGTGACGACGACGGTGGCAGCGGCTCCGCGGAGGACGGCCCGATCATGATCGGCACGTCCCTGCCCCTGACCGGCGAGTTCTCCCAGCCCGGCCAGGCGGCCGAGCAGGGCTACCAGGTCTGGAAGGAGATGGTGAACGAGAGCGGCGGCCTGCTGGGCCGCGACGTCGACCTGGTCATCAAGGACGACGCCTCCAACCAGAACACCATCGTCTCCGACTACAACGCCCTGATCAGCCAGGACAAGGTCGACATGCTGCTGGGCACCTTCTCCTCGCTGCTCAACCTCCCGGCCTCCGCGGTCGCGGAGAAGAACCGGATGCTCTTCGTCGAGCCGGCCGGTGGCTCCCCCGACATGTTCAACCGCGGCTACGAGTACCTCTTCTTCGCCCAGCAGGCGACCTCCGACAAGCAGGGCAAGGTCTTCGCCGAGTGGGTCGCCGCGCTGCCCGAGGGCGAGCGCCCCGAGACCGCGGCGTTCCCGACCCTCGACGACCCGTTCGCGGCGCCCAACGTCGCGGGCATCCAGGCGATCCTCGAGGAGGCCGGCATCGAGACGGTCTACGAGGAGACCTACGCGATCGACACCAAGAACTTCGACACCATCGTCAACGCCATGAAGAGCGCCGACCCCGACCTCGTCGTGCACGGCGCACAGTTCGAGGACGGCATCGGCCTGACCCGCTCGATGCTCAAGGCCGACTTCGCGCCCGAGATGTTCTACGAGACCAACGCCCCCTCCTTCGGCTCGCAGTACGCCGACGGCGTGGGCGCCGACAACACCGAGGGCGTCCTCTACGCGGTGAGCCACTCGCCCAACGCCGACACCCCCGGCAACGCCGAGTTCGTGGCCAAGTACGAGGAGATGTACGGCTCCGAGGAGGTCCCCGAGGACGCCGCCGACGGCTACGCCGCCGCCCAGGTGATGCAGGCCGCCGTCGAGGCGATCGGCAACGTCGAGGACCAGGACGCGATGGCCGACTGGCTGCGCGAGAACGAGGTCGAGACCATCCTGGGCCCGCTGTCGTGGAACGAGGACGGCAGCCCGACCGGTGAGTTCCTGATCGGCCAGTGGCAGGACGGCCAGCCCGAGATCGTGCTGCCCCCCGACGCCGCGACCTCCGACATCGAGCTCGGCTGGAAGCCAGGCGGCGCCGGCTGATGACCCAGCTCCTCCAGAACCTCCTCCTCGGGCTGCTGCTGGGCGGGGTCTACGCCCTGGCAGCCAGCGGGTTGACCCTGATCTTCGGAGTCATGAAGGTGATCAACATCGCCCATGGCGCCTTCCTGGTCCTGGCCTCCTTCATCACCTACACGCTGTGGAGCTCGCTCGGCATCGACCCGCTGCTCGGGGTGCTCATCACCACCCCGGTCATCTTCGGGCTCGGCTGGGTGACCTACCACCTGCTGGTGAAGCCCATCCGCACCGCACCGATGTCGTCGACGGTCCTGCTGACCTTCGGCCTGGCCCTGGTGCTCGAGGGTGCGATGGGGGAGATCTGGGGGAACAACTCGACGTCGCTGCGACCGTCGTACACCGACGAGTCCTTCACGGTCGGCTCGCTCTTCATCCCCAAGGCCCAGCTGTACGGCGGCATCCTCGCGATCGTCGTGCTGCTGGCCCTGTGGGTGATCCTGAACCGCACCTGGCTGGGCCGGGCGATCCGCGCGGCGGCGATCAACCCCTCGTCGGCCGCCCTGGTCGGCATCAAGGTCAGCTCGGTGGCCGCCCTCGTCTTCGCCCTCGGCATCGCCGCCGCGGGCGCGGGCGGGGCGATCACCGGGGTGCTCTACCCGTTCGTGCCCGGCTCGCACTACCAGTGGATCGCCCGGCTGCTGGCGATCGTCGTGCTGGGCGGCATGGGCAGCCTCAACGGGGCGGTGCTGGGCGCGCTGATGTTCGGCGTCGCCGAGACCCTGACCTCGGCGTACGTCTCGCCGTCGTGGGCCACGGCCGTGCCCTACGCCATCGTCTTCGCCGTGCTGCTGATCCGCCCGCAGGGCCTGCTGGGCACCCGCCTGAGAGAGGACACGGTGATGGCATGAGTGCCCCCGCCACCACCACCGAGCCCGCCGAGGCTGCGC from Nocardioides salarius harbors:
- a CDS encoding SIR2 family protein translates to MNPPPADTTSEVLAGFESRFTEFADAFATGQYVLWLGSGISRDRMPPVPDLVRAVLELLRSKIDPADPDCRFQAALNKVLALSSLSHEAKAALDLTVPVEKWPVEGDLVRSLVNNYSQVLGVRVANEEPDYLMWTGLDVPNTYGNRDIEPDVEHLCIGILMLEGVVDSAVTSNWDGLVEKAVHELCPDADKVLRVVVDSEDFRRPSGRSELIKFHGCAIRAVENQTKYRPMLIAQEKQISGWSVQPANAYMRNKLQALVGERNTLVIGLSLQDANMHTMFAASAQDLGRHWPAQPPALVLSEQNLQPRHEMALQFIYGDDFDHNEGDIVSSAVLGSWAKPTLLALVLWTLTEKLAALTEHVPTPGLSKADVTRLKVDLRRARTTLGSLVGEEPSGFLPTLISAVTATMSMFREGRAANGDRTYMPLTVSPVARAAHSPDFPAASLGRFAIALSMLSRGHHASDWAAAPEPMAGSFRVKTGAGDQEVFLVRDTRESLELELSHDFDAAVVVIHADREVPRSTRSPRSAYGRNGSTGVGRFSIEELLDDSGSADDLYVAFKMAGGFK
- a CDS encoding phytoene desaturase family protein, translated to MSTDLPQHAEVVVVGAGHNSLVCAAYLARAGLEVLVLEAGPGVGGNTRTEELTLPGFAHDSCSSAHVLIQNNPLIRDDELGLLADHGLTYLTTDPAVVLPQPEGRPLVVHPDLDATCAELARYSPADAEAFRALVTEWRSGLGAAHGRWSSHLPQPDDETTRAYLALRERSAWEVVHERFTHPVVRSFMVWMAMATIQDPRRPGTGALPSSLAAGRIDFGWTTPVGGSQALPEALVRVLEQHGGRVVCDAPVAAVEADADGVRRVRTADGRAVRVGRALVAGGHLAQLAGMLEGVEATPDLVAAREAWRPGLSVFAVHAALRADLAFGPERIASAAAGYGTSEGMARHLDKHARGELETDDPWLLVVNQTAVDPGRAPGGGTFKILTIAPHDLASGEDWADVKDAYGARLVELVRRRCAGLEPDDILSMRCESPLDVAAHNPQNIGGSCHGGEFWLDGTSDGEIVPGWQRYDTDLPGLFLTGATVHPGGSVSGRPGRNAARAVLGALAIDVGSVMGPS
- a CDS encoding amino acid ABC transporter substrate-binding protein; this translates as MSHVSNRRSRKAAALIGVLALGSLGLAACGDDDGGSGSAEDGPIMIGTSLPLTGEFSQPGQAAEQGYQVWKEMVNESGGLLGRDVDLVIKDDASNQNTIVSDYNALISQDKVDMLLGTFSSLLNLPASAVAEKNRMLFVEPAGGSPDMFNRGYEYLFFAQQATSDKQGKVFAEWVAALPEGERPETAAFPTLDDPFAAPNVAGIQAILEEAGIETVYEETYAIDTKNFDTIVNAMKSADPDLVVHGAQFEDGIGLTRSMLKADFAPEMFYETNAPSFGSQYADGVGADNTEGVLYAVSHSPNADTPGNAEFVAKYEEMYGSEEVPEDAADGYAAAQVMQAAVEAIGNVEDQDAMADWLRENEVETILGPLSWNEDGSPTGEFLIGQWQDGQPEIVLPPDAATSDIELGWKPGGAG
- a CDS encoding branched-chain amino acid ABC transporter permease, which produces MTQLLQNLLLGLLLGGVYALAASGLTLIFGVMKVINIAHGAFLVLASFITYTLWSSLGIDPLLGVLITTPVIFGLGWVTYHLLVKPIRTAPMSSTVLLTFGLALVLEGAMGEIWGNNSTSLRPSYTDESFTVGSLFIPKAQLYGGILAIVVLLALWVILNRTWLGRAIRAAAINPSSAALVGIKVSSVAALVFALGIAAAGAGGAITGVLYPFVPGSHYQWIARLLAIVVLGGMGSLNGAVLGALMFGVAETLTSAYVSPSWATAVPYAIVFAVLLIRPQGLLGTRLREDTVMA